From the genome of Pseudomonadota bacterium, one region includes:
- a CDS encoding PAS domain-containing protein has product MSSNDNRSGQSGPATSQVLSLRQDAEKFLRERAARSPDFLKTLSAEETQQILHELLVHQIELEMQNDELRRVQVELGAAGARYFDLYDLAPVGYVTISEKGVILEANLTAANLLGITHGEMIKQLFSRFILKENQDIYYLHRKKLFEAYSANKEQDTEPQAYELQMEKNDNTKFWAHLTVTISHNADCTPVCRITINDITRLKQAEEDATMLALEWESTFNASNDIFWILDNDQRILRLNKAAEKFFHHTCQDLIGKHCFEVVHKTSHPIPECPFLRSRQSLQREDMELQIGNGWFQVITDPIINKAGQHTGTVHIVSDITKRKQADEKIRKQLEELRRWQAVMIGREGRVMELKHEVNELCRRINEPIRYHSQEDSPADS; this is encoded by the coding sequence ATGAGCAGCAATGACAACCGTTCAGGACAATCCGGGCCTGCAACAAGCCAGGTGCTGTCTTTACGCCAGGATGCCGAAAAATTTTTGCGGGAAAGAGCAGCCCGATCGCCGGATTTTCTTAAAACCCTGTCGGCTGAAGAAACGCAGCAAATACTCCACGAACTGCTTGTGCATCAGATCGAGCTTGAAATGCAAAATGATGAGCTGCGCCGGGTACAGGTAGAACTTGGAGCTGCCGGAGCCCGCTATTTCGATTTGTACGATCTTGCGCCGGTGGGTTATGTTACCATTAGCGAAAAGGGGGTGATTCTGGAGGCGAATCTTACTGCCGCCAACCTGCTTGGTATAACTCATGGCGAGATGATCAAACAGCTTTTTTCCAGATTTATCCTGAAAGAAAATCAGGACATCTACTATCTGCATCGTAAAAAGCTTTTTGAGGCCTATTCCGCAAATAAAGAACAAGATACCGAACCGCAGGCTTATGAACTGCAGATGGAAAAAAATGATAATACAAAATTTTGGGCGCATCTTACCGTTACCATTTCACATAATGCCGACTGTACCCCTGTGTGCCGTATCACGATAAACGATATTACCAGACTCAAACAAGCGGAAGAAGATGCAACAATGTTAGCGCTGGAGTGGGAGTCTACCTTTAACGCTTCTAACGATATCTTCTGGATTTTAGACAATGATCAGCGGATTTTGCGGTTAAACAAGGCCGCAGAAAAGTTCTTTCATCATACCTGCCAGGATTTGATCGGCAAACACTGTTTTGAAGTTGTGCATAAAACATCGCATCCGATCCCTGAATGTCCTTTCCTCCGGTCACGCCAGAGCCTGCAACGTGAGGACATGGAACTACAGATCGGCAATGGTTGGTTTCAAGTCATCACCGATCCTATAATAAACAAAGCCGGCCAGCATACCGGTACTGTTCATATTGTAAGTGACATCACCAAACGCAAACAGGCCGATGAAAAAATCAGGAAGCAACTGGAGGAACTGCGCAGATGGCAGGCTGTTATGATTGGGCGTGAGGGCCGTGTAATGGAACTTAAGCATGAGGTCAATGAACTCTGCCGCCGCATAAACGAGCCTATTCGCTACCATAGCCAGGAAGACAGTCCGGCGGATTCCTAA
- the dnaB gene encoding replicative DNA helicase: MTRTKQQGAKDTSLLRVPPQSIEAEESLLSAILFDNNTLLDIVEILSPDDFYKSVHQIIYSAVLELFNKSEPVDLVTLSNALKEQGKIEQIGGATYLARLLDIPLATNASHYARIVYEKACLRRLIEQANNIVRKCFEDGGNLDEILDYSQSSIFEISEKKIKQAFYPLKDLINVNIDALEERQGKRALVTGVETGFTDLDKMTSGFQKSDLIIIAARPGMGKTAFALNIARNAAVKSNTPVAVFSLEMSKEQLSLRMLCSEAKVDSSRVRSGFLSNEDWKSLTDAAGMLSEQPIFIDDSPAISVMEIRAKARRLTMNKGLGLVIVDYLQLMRSSLPTERRDLEIADISRSLKALAKELSVPVIALSQLNRKLEDRADKRPQLADLRESGALEQDADVVAFIYRDEVYNKSEDNPHRNTAEILLEKQRNGPTGKITLTFMSAFTLFKDMAIDRYNTGEDQP; this comes from the coding sequence ATGACAAGGACTAAACAACAAGGCGCAAAAGATACATCTTTGCTAAGGGTTCCTCCCCAGAGTATCGAGGCCGAGGAATCTTTGCTAAGCGCTATTTTGTTCGATAATAACACATTACTTGACATTGTAGAGATTCTCTCTCCTGATGATTTTTATAAGTCTGTTCATCAGATAATTTATTCGGCTGTGTTGGAGCTTTTTAACAAAAGTGAACCGGTTGATCTTGTTACATTATCCAATGCCCTAAAAGAACAGGGCAAGATTGAACAAATTGGCGGAGCAACATATTTAGCCAGGCTTTTAGATATTCCTCTTGCAACAAATGCATCGCATTACGCCAGAATAGTATACGAAAAAGCATGTTTAAGAAGACTTATCGAACAGGCGAATAACATTGTAAGAAAATGTTTTGAAGATGGCGGGAATCTTGATGAGATACTCGATTATTCCCAAAGCTCAATCTTTGAAATATCCGAAAAGAAAATAAAGCAGGCCTTTTATCCTTTAAAAGACTTAATAAATGTTAATATTGATGCTCTTGAGGAAAGACAGGGGAAAAGAGCCCTTGTTACCGGTGTAGAGACAGGCTTTACCGATCTTGATAAGATGACATCGGGTTTTCAGAAATCAGATCTTATAATTATTGCTGCGCGTCCCGGTATGGGCAAGACCGCGTTTGCCTTAAATATTGCCAGAAATGCAGCCGTTAAATCAAATACCCCCGTTGCCGTTTTTTCGCTTGAAATGTCCAAGGAGCAGTTATCATTAAGAATGCTATGTTCAGAAGCAAAAGTGGATTCTTCGCGTGTAAGAAGCGGATTCTTAAGTAATGAAGACTGGAAAAGCCTTACGGATGCAGCAGGAATGTTATCCGAACAACCCATATTTATAGATGATTCTCCGGCTATATCCGTTATGGAAATTCGGGCTAAAGCCCGCAGGCTTACAATGAATAAAGGACTTGGACTTGTTATTGTAGATTATCTTCAACTCATGCGAAGTTCACTTCCTACTGAACGCAGGGATCTTGAAATTGCTGATATATCAAGGTCCTTAAAAGCTCTTGCAAAAGAGTTAAGTGTTCCTGTTATTGCGCTGTCCCAGCTAAACAGAAAACTTGAAGACCGGGCGGATAAAAGACCACAGCTTGCCGATTTGAGAGAGTCGGGAGCCCTTGAGCAGGATGCAGATGTGGTAGCCTTTATTTACAGGGACGAAGTATATAATAAGAGTGAAGATAATCCCCATAGAAACACCGCAGAAATTTTGCTTGAGAAACAAAGAAACGGGCCTACAGGTAAAATCACTTTGACTTTTATGAGCGCATTTACATTATTTAAGGATATGGCAATAGACAGATACAACACAGGAGAAGACCAACCATGA
- the rpsR gene encoding 30S ribosomal protein S18, which yields MAYDNQGRGQQVDGDKKKKRVFHRRKVCRFCADSTIVIDYKDFKSLRYFTTERGKIIPRRISGTCAKHQRVLTHAIKRARTIALLPYVGTLDF from the coding sequence ATGGCTTACGATAATCAGGGCAGAGGACAACAGGTTGATGGGGATAAAAAGAAAAAAAGAGTATTTCACAGACGCAAAGTTTGCCGTTTTTGCGCGGATTCAACTATTGTAATTGACTACAAAGATTTTAAATCACTCAGATATTTTACCACTGAAAGAGGAAAGATTATCCCAAGGCGCATTTCAGGTACATGTGCAAAACACCAGAGAGTCTTAACGCATGCTATAAAGCGTGCAAGGACAATAGCTCTTTTGCCTTACGTGGGGACTTTGGATTTTTAG
- a CDS encoding PAS domain-containing protein, which produces MKNKPRPEPQKKKRAKIIPEETSPEQAIESIGADMPFPVVGIGASAGGLAAFEAFFSGMPADTDPGMAFVLVQHLAPDHKSILTELIRRYTRMQVFEVEDGMVIEPNCAYIIPPNRDMAFINGSLQLLEPSAPRGQRLPIDFFFRSLAHDQRERAICIVLSGTGSDGALGVRAIKGEGGMAMAQNPTSTEYDGMPRSAIATGMVDYELFPGEMAAQLIAYVAHAFGNSPGTAFASPPQSENILKKIFILLRAQTGHDFSRYKPSSINRRIERRMALHQIETLDRYVKFLQQNQVEVEALFRDLLIGVTNFFRDPEAFDVLEKKIIPELFAGKPADSMVRIWVPGCSTGEEAYSIAILLQEHMEALKRNYKLQIFATDIDSNAISKARAGLYPSSIAADISPERLARFFSTETGDTTYRINKGIRDILVFSEQDLIKDPPFSKLDLISCRNLMIYLNGELQKKLIPLFHYALKPEGMLFLGTSETIGGFDDLFAVIDRKSKLYQRKEYFHSFQRQAIGRFLPPITAREVTVSHTAGNTVGKKKLPLRELAEQSILQQIAPAAALVDGKGDILYLHGRTGMYLEPTPGEVAVNNIHKMAREGLRHDLTIAIHKAVATKEVIRCYGLRVKTNGDKTTVNLTVRPVPKNPLALSEAPLYIVIIEEAPQPEPGSSNHPALISDQLPTGYGSDGLIANTSIDALKQELCVKEEYLRSANEELETSNEELKSSNEEMQSVNEELQSTNEELETSKEELQSVNEELATVNTELQTKMADLTQANNDMNNLLAGTGIGTIFVNHQLHILRFTPNASRIINLIPGDLGRPVGHIVSNLIDYDSLVTDVQTVLDTLVPKEVEVQATDGKWYMMRILPYRTLDNIIEGAVITFVEITEMKQAKEALLKSQDLVRLAVVVRDAYDAITVYDLDGHILAWNPGAVRMYGWSESDALKMNIRNLIPSKLQEEALARLQQLGQAKIIEPYHTQRIAKNETIVEVQITSTALVNESGRIYAVATTEMETGRKK; this is translated from the coding sequence ATGAAAAACAAACCCAGGCCTGAACCCCAGAAGAAAAAACGGGCCAAAATTATACCGGAAGAAACATCACCTGAGCAAGCAATTGAAAGCATAGGCGCTGACATGCCCTTTCCCGTTGTCGGCATCGGCGCATCAGCCGGAGGCCTGGCAGCCTTTGAGGCATTTTTTTCAGGTATGCCCGCAGACACCGATCCGGGTATGGCTTTTGTTCTGGTCCAGCATCTGGCACCGGATCATAAGAGCATCTTAACCGAACTAATCCGTCGCTACACCCGTATGCAGGTTTTTGAGGTCGAAGACGGGATGGTTATAGAGCCAAACTGTGCCTATATAATTCCGCCCAACCGTGATATGGCCTTTATAAACGGTAGCCTCCAATTGCTGGAGCCCTCCGCCCCGCGAGGCCAGCGTCTTCCTATTGACTTTTTCTTCCGTTCGCTGGCCCATGACCAGCGGGAACGGGCCATTTGCATCGTGCTTTCGGGCACCGGCAGCGACGGTGCTCTGGGAGTGCGGGCCATCAAGGGCGAGGGTGGCATGGCCATGGCCCAAAACCCAACCTCAACCGAATACGACGGCATGCCACGCAGCGCCATCGCTACCGGCATGGTGGACTATGAGCTTTTCCCGGGCGAGATGGCTGCTCAACTCATTGCCTATGTTGCCCACGCTTTCGGGAACTCTCCCGGAACGGCTTTTGCTTCGCCGCCCCAATCTGAGAATATACTTAAGAAGATCTTCATACTGTTGCGCGCTCAGACCGGCCACGACTTTTCCCGGTATAAGCCGAGCAGCATCAACCGTCGCATCGAACGGCGTATGGCACTTCATCAGATAGAAACGCTTGACAGATATGTCAAATTTCTGCAACAGAATCAGGTCGAAGTTGAGGCTCTGTTTCGTGACCTTCTTATCGGTGTTACAAATTTCTTCCGTGATCCTGAAGCCTTCGATGTTCTCGAAAAAAAGATCATCCCCGAGCTTTTTGCCGGCAAGCCTGCAGATAGCATGGTTCGCATCTGGGTACCGGGATGCTCAACAGGCGAAGAGGCATATTCCATCGCCATCCTCCTTCAGGAACACATGGAAGCCCTGAAGCGAAACTACAAGTTGCAGATATTCGCCACCGATATTGACAGTAATGCTATCAGCAAAGCCCGTGCCGGCCTCTATCCGTCAAGCATTGCGGCCGACATCTCACCGGAAAGGCTGGCACGCTTTTTTTCAACCGAGACTGGTGACACCACTTATCGTATCAATAAAGGCATCCGGGACATACTGGTTTTTTCGGAGCAGGATTTAATTAAAGATCCGCCATTTTCCAAACTTGACCTTATCAGTTGCCGTAATCTCATGATCTATTTAAACGGAGAGCTGCAGAAAAAGCTGATCCCCTTGTTCCACTATGCGTTGAAACCGGAAGGCATGCTCTTTCTGGGTACTTCCGAAACTATTGGCGGGTTTGACGATCTGTTTGCTGTAATAGATCGTAAATCAAAGCTGTATCAGCGCAAAGAATATTTTCACAGCTTTCAACGCCAGGCTATAGGGCGGTTTCTTCCTCCCATAACGGCAAGAGAGGTTACTGTTTCGCATACAGCAGGAAATACGGTCGGTAAAAAAAAACTGCCGCTTCGCGAACTGGCTGAACAATCTATTTTGCAGCAAATCGCCCCGGCCGCAGCACTTGTAGACGGAAAAGGGGATATACTTTATCTGCACGGCCGTACCGGAATGTATCTTGAACCTACCCCCGGAGAGGTTGCTGTTAATAATATCCATAAAATGGCCCGCGAAGGGTTGCGGCACGATCTGACTATTGCCATCCACAAAGCCGTGGCAACAAAAGAGGTCATACGCTGCTACGGCCTGCGCGTCAAAACCAACGGCGACAAGACTACGGTTAACCTGACCGTACGTCCGGTGCCGAAAAACCCCTTAGCGTTATCTGAGGCGCCCCTTTATATAGTAATAATAGAGGAAGCGCCGCAACCGGAACCGGGTAGCAGTAATCATCCTGCATTAATCAGTGATCAGCTGCCGACCGGTTATGGATCAGACGGGCTTATCGCAAATACTAGTATAGATGCGCTTAAGCAGGAACTGTGTGTCAAGGAAGAATATCTGCGGAGCGCCAATGAGGAGCTGGAAACCTCCAACGAAGAGCTAAAATCCTCCAATGAGGAAATGCAGTCTGTGAACGAAGAATTGCAATCAACCAATGAGGAGCTTGAAACTTCCAAAGAGGAGCTGCAATCTGTTAATGAAGAGCTGGCGACTGTAAATACCGAGCTGCAAACAAAAATGGCCGACCTTACCCAGGCTAATAACGACATGAACAATCTGCTGGCCGGCACCGGTATCGGCACTATCTTTGTGAACCATCAACTGCACATCCTTCGCTTTACTCCAAATGCCTCCAGGATTATTAACCTTATACCAGGCGACTTAGGAAGACCAGTCGGCCACATAGTATCTAATCTTATAGACTATGACAGCCTTGTGACAGACGTGCAGACCGTGCTGGACACACTGGTTCCCAAGGAAGTAGAAGTTCAGGCAACGGACGGCAAATGGTACATGATGCGCATCCTTCCATACCGTACGCTGGACAACATAATTGAGGGTGCAGTTATCACCTTTGTTGAAATAACCGAGATGAAGCAGGCAAAGGAGGCACTTCTAAAATCCCAAGACCTGGTACGTCTGGCGGTAGTAGTACGCGATGCATACGATGCAATTACAGTATATGACCTTGATGGACATATACTGGCATGGAATCCCGGAGCAGTCAGGATGTATGGTTGGAGTGAGTCTGATGCACTGAAGATGAACATCCGTAACCTTATTCCTTCCAAGCTGCAGGAAGAAGCATTGGCCAGACTACAGCAGCTTGGTCAGGCTAAAATCATAGAACCGTATCATACGCAGCGGATCGCTAAAAACGAAACTATAGTTGAAGTCCAGATAACTTCCACTGCTTTAGTGAATGAATCAGGGCGTATATATGCGGTTGCAACAACGGAAATGGAAACCGGACGAAAAAAATAA
- the icd gene encoding isocitrate dehydrogenase (NADP(+)) translates to MTEAKITINTDGTLNVPDFPIIPFIKGDGTGPDIWNAASQVFDKAVASAYKGKREIKWLEILAGEKAFKNTGKWLPEETINAIRNHVVAIKGPMTTPVGKGIRSVNVSLRQKLDLYSCIRPVKYIDSVPSPMKNPEKVDMVIFRENTEDLYAGIEWEEGSEGAFEIRNFLANNMGVFLPEDAGIGIKPISKKNSKRLVAKAISYAVSEGLSSVTLMHKGNIMKFTEGAFVKWGYEVAKEMFGDKTITEQELFDKYNGKRPEGKVIIKDRIADMLFQQVLLRPEEYDVIATPNLNGDYISDALAAQVGGLGMAPGANIGDFCAVFEATHGTAPKYADKDIVNPSSLILSGAMMFDYMQWDEVSELIRSSLQATINNKIVTYDLARQMEGAKKVKCSQFAAAIIEKMGTL, encoded by the coding sequence ATGACTGAAGCTAAGATTACCATAAATACTGACGGTACGTTAAATGTTCCCGATTTCCCAATTATCCCATTTATTAAAGGAGATGGTACAGGGCCTGATATCTGGAATGCGGCAAGCCAGGTGTTTGATAAAGCTGTGGCAAGCGCATACAAAGGCAAAAGAGAAATAAAATGGCTTGAAATACTGGCCGGTGAGAAGGCATTTAAAAATACAGGAAAATGGCTTCCCGAAGAAACCATTAATGCTATCAGAAACCATGTTGTTGCCATAAAAGGTCCTATGACTACACCTGTAGGAAAAGGCATAAGAAGTGTTAATGTTTCTTTAAGACAAAAACTTGATCTTTATTCTTGCATTCGTCCTGTGAAATATATCGATTCCGTTCCGAGCCCTATGAAAAATCCTGAAAAAGTCGATATGGTTATTTTCAGAGAAAATACCGAGGATTTATATGCAGGAATAGAATGGGAAGAAGGAAGTGAAGGCGCTTTTGAGATCAGAAACTTTCTGGCAAATAATATGGGAGTTTTTCTTCCCGAAGATGCAGGTATCGGAATTAAGCCGATCAGCAAAAAAAACAGCAAGCGTCTTGTTGCAAAAGCTATATCCTATGCGGTTTCTGAAGGACTTTCCAGTGTGACCCTGATGCACAAGGGCAATATCATGAAATTTACCGAAGGCGCTTTTGTAAAATGGGGTTACGAAGTTGCAAAGGAAATGTTTGGAGATAAAACGATAACCGAACAGGAGCTTTTTGATAAATATAACGGAAAAAGACCCGAAGGAAAAGTAATAATAAAAGACCGTATTGCAGATATGCTTTTTCAGCAGGTTCTGTTGAGGCCTGAAGAATATGATGTTATTGCTACTCCGAACTTAAACGGTGATTATATTTCTGATGCTCTTGCCGCCCAGGTTGGTGGTCTCGGCATGGCTCCTGGCGCGAATATCGGAGATTTTTGCGCTGTTTTTGAGGCAACTCACGGCACAGCGCCAAAGTATGCCGATAAAGATATAGTAAATCCCAGTTCCCTAATTCTTTCCGGTGCCATGATGTTTGATTATATGCAATGGGACGAAGTTTCCGAATTGATAAGATCCAGCCTGCAGGCAACCATTAATAATAAAATTGTGACATATGATCTTGCGCGCCAGATGGAAGGCGCTAAAAAGGTAAAATGTTCACAGTTTGCCGCTGCAATCATCGAAAAGATGGGCACACTTTAA
- the rplI gene encoding 50S ribosomal protein L9 — protein MEVILKETIESLGIIGSIVNVKDGYARNYLLPQKKAVPNTLHNLKLLEREKVKVEVLIAKEKGLAEEVAKKIDGVVCKLTAKVSEGDRLYGSVSAREIVDALEAQGIVVEKNMVLLDEPIKTLGTFSIPVRVYKGVKPTITVEVAPE, from the coding sequence ATGGAAGTAATATTGAAAGAAACTATTGAATCACTTGGCATTATCGGCTCTATCGTAAATGTTAAGGATGGGTATGCAAGAAACTATCTTTTACCCCAGAAAAAGGCTGTGCCAAACACCTTGCACAACCTTAAGCTGCTTGAGCGTGAAAAAGTCAAAGTAGAAGTTCTTATAGCAAAAGAAAAAGGTCTTGCAGAAGAAGTAGCTAAAAAAATCGATGGGGTAGTCTGTAAGTTAACAGCAAAGGTCAGCGAGGGAGACCGCCTGTATGGATCGGTTTCTGCAAGAGAGATAGTTGATGCACTGGAAGCACAGGGCATTGTTGTTGAGAAAAATATGGTGTTGCTTGATGAACCCATAAAAACATTAGGCACTTTTTCCATACCTGTTCGGGTATATAAGGGAGTTAAACCGACAATAACTGTCGAAGTTGCGCCTGAGTAA
- the rpsF gene encoding 30S ribosomal protein S6, with protein sequence MRRYETTVIINPDVPPENRAPLLEKINETITQKDGFLVKLNEWGAQKLAYEIKKKNRGYYVHIDFCGTGVLVSEMERFFRIDDRVLKFMTILLEKDADIEKIKARMAEIEAEAASSAQEDKSENAETPADENKPAPEEAKTENDSSEKE encoded by the coding sequence ATGAGAAGGTACGAGACAACTGTTATTATCAATCCTGATGTTCCACCTGAAAACAGGGCCCCCCTTTTAGAAAAAATTAATGAAACTATCACTCAGAAAGACGGATTTCTTGTTAAGCTCAACGAATGGGGAGCCCAGAAACTTGCCTACGAAATAAAGAAGAAAAATCGCGGCTATTATGTCCATATTGATTTTTGCGGGACAGGCGTGCTTGTAAGTGAGATGGAACGTTTCTTCCGTATAGACGATCGGGTTCTTAAATTCATGACCATATTGCTTGAAAAAGATGCGGATATCGAAAAGATAAAAGCAAGAATGGCTGAAATTGAAGCAGAAGCTGCTTCATCCGCCCAAGAGGACAAGTCGGAAAATGCTGAAACTCCTGCTGATGAGAACAAACCGGCACCGGAAGAGGCAAAAACAGAAAACGATAGCAGCGAAAAGGAGTAG
- a CDS encoding ComF family protein, translated as MKEAVFPSRCIVCGSFFHGFSKNNSVDIDNLADKLSEMENITFERVMYPFLCAACCDDYLPVESPICSSCGTVFKSREGEDHLCQKCIEHPKRFGKARAIFLYSQAVMEVIHSFKYKGKLQVAASLELLLFSVLMRHWKLSDFDIVIPVPLHIKRFRARGFNQAYFLIRNLKELAERFMVESGRIEIGKDVIERTVWTQPQTGLGREERIKNIKGAFTVKESSKVKAKRILLVDDVYTTGATVDECAKVLMKSGAKSVDVLTLARAI; from the coding sequence TTGAAAGAAGCTGTTTTTCCTTCCAGGTGTATTGTGTGCGGTTCTTTTTTTCACGGTTTTTCTAAAAACAATTCTGTAGATATTGATAATTTAGCGGACAAGCTGTCCGAAATGGAAAACATCACGTTTGAAAGAGTAATGTATCCATTCCTTTGTGCCGCCTGCTGTGACGATTATTTGCCTGTAGAATCTCCAATATGTTCCTCATGCGGGACTGTTTTTAAAAGCCGTGAGGGCGAAGACCATCTTTGCCAGAAATGCATTGAACATCCAAAACGTTTTGGAAAAGCCCGTGCTATATTTCTCTACAGCCAGGCAGTGATGGAAGTAATTCATTCTTTCAAATACAAAGGAAAGCTTCAGGTTGCAGCTTCTCTTGAATTACTTCTTTTTTCCGTACTTATGCGGCACTGGAAACTAAGTGATTTTGATATTGTTATTCCTGTTCCCCTGCATATAAAACGTTTCAGGGCAAGGGGATTTAATCAGGCCTATTTTCTTATAAGAAATTTAAAAGAATTAGCTGAAAGGTTCATGGTTGAATCAGGCCGGATTGAAATAGGCAAAGATGTCATTGAAAGAACCGTATGGACTCAGCCGCAAACCGGTCTGGGGCGCGAAGAAAGAATAAAAAATATCAAAGGAGCTTTTACAGTTAAGGAATCTTCTAAAGTAAAGGCAAAGAGAATTCTTTTAGTAGATGATGTATATACTACCGGAGCCACAGTTGACGAATGCGCAAAAGTTCTTATGAAAAGTGGAGCAAAAAGCGTTGATGTTCTTACTCTTGCAAGAGCGATTTGA
- a CDS encoding YybS family protein has translation MAYAEGEIFKDTLKGISIASLLCLACLSIPLIGILCALLVPLPILFYSSKLGRRSGLKIFGATIFVIICVLRSVSIDLVFFAELLFLGFIFSEFFRVDLSIEKTIGYACFSILATGTIALVIFGNIHGSGIYDIISEYVAINLKQSIELYKQMGIPEENIRMLLDNIELVQYIFIRIIPSLAIASTLFLSWVTLLIAKPLFAKKKLFYPDFGTLNLWKAPEQLVWVVIGAFLMLLVPDKAIMMFGANILLVMMPIYFFQGIAIVSYYFAKKQLPKGLRVLLYSVIALQYIAAVLITGLGFFDIWLNVRKTENPQKS, from the coding sequence GTGGCATATGCCGAAGGAGAGATATTTAAAGACACGTTGAAAGGGATTTCCATAGCGAGTCTTTTGTGTTTGGCATGTTTATCTATTCCGCTAATAGGTATTTTATGCGCCCTGCTTGTTCCCTTGCCGATACTGTTTTATAGTTCCAAATTAGGCAGAAGGTCAGGGCTTAAGATATTTGGCGCAACTATTTTTGTAATTATATGTGTGTTACGCTCTGTATCAATAGACCTTGTGTTTTTTGCCGAACTTCTATTCTTGGGATTTATATTCAGCGAATTTTTTCGGGTTGACCTATCTATAGAAAAAACTATTGGATATGCATGTTTCAGCATTCTGGCGACAGGAACAATTGCTCTGGTCATATTTGGCAACATTCACGGTTCGGGAATTTATGATATAATTTCAGAGTATGTTGCAATAAATTTGAAGCAATCCATTGAGTTATATAAACAAATGGGCATACCTGAAGAAAACATACGAATGCTTTTAGACAATATAGAGCTTGTTCAGTATATTTTTATAAGGATAATCCCATCGCTTGCAATTGCCTCAACTCTGTTTTTAAGCTGGGTAACTTTGTTGATAGCAAAACCTTTGTTTGCCAAAAAGAAACTTTTTTATCCTGATTTTGGCACACTGAATTTGTGGAAAGCACCTGAGCAGCTTGTATGGGTTGTGATAGGAGCTTTTCTGATGCTTTTGGTCCCTGACAAAGCCATTATGATGTTCGGGGCAAATATTTTGCTTGTTATGATGCCGATATACTTTTTTCAGGGTATAGCCATTGTATCTTATTATTTTGCAAAAAAGCAGCTCCCCAAAGGGCTAAGAGTTTTATTATACAGCGTAATTGCTTTACAATATATTGCGGCTGTGCTTATAACAGGTCTTGGTTTTTTTGATATCTGGCTTAATGTCAGAAAAACAGAAAACCCTCAAAAAAGTTGA
- a CDS encoding DUF1499 domain-containing protein yields MKKIAFVFIIIFVAIDILFIVLGYFSKSGEPAGLADGVLAKCPAKPNCVCSEKINDAVHYIDPIIISQKSSDETMKIIKDTIKELGGTIQTETGLYLAATFSSAIFGFIDDIEIRIDSTNNLIHIRSASRVGYGDLGANKKRTELIKDLYNKKIKSI; encoded by the coding sequence ATGAAAAAAATTGCATTTGTTTTCATAATTATATTCGTAGCTATTGATATCCTTTTTATAGTACTTGGCTATTTTTCCAAATCAGGAGAACCTGCCGGACTGGCTGATGGAGTATTGGCAAAATGCCCTGCAAAACCGAATTGTGTTTGCAGCGAGAAAATAAATGATGCCGTCCATTATATTGATCCTATCATAATCAGTCAAAAAAGTTCTGACGAAACTATGAAAATTATAAAAGATACTATTAAAGAATTGGGAGGTACAATTCAAACCGAAACCGGCCTCTATCTTGCTGCAACTTTTTCTTCAGCTATATTTGGGTTTATAGATGATATAGAAATCAGGATTGATTCAACAAATAATTTAATCCATATTCGCTCAGCATCCAGAGTTGGGTATGGTGATTTAGGTGCAAATAAAAAACGAACAGAATTAATTAAAGATTTGTATAATAAGAAGATAAAAAGTATTTGA